Proteins from a genomic interval of Physeter macrocephalus isolate SW-GA chromosome 21, ASM283717v5, whole genome shotgun sequence:
- the SASH3 gene encoding SAM and SH3 domain-containing protein 3 produces the protein MLRRKPSNAGEKEPAQKKKLSLQRSSSFKDFAKSKPSSPVVSEKEFNLDDNIPEGDSGVPSPEDAGKSSKKLGKKWRAVISRTMNRKMGKMMVKALSEEMGDTLEEGSASPTSPDCSLDSPGPEKMALAFSEQEEQDLPALSRQASTGSELCSPSPGSGSFGEEPPAPQYTGPFCGRARVHTDFTPSPYDHDSLKLQKGDVIQIIEKPPVGTWLGLLNGRLGSFKFIYVDVLPEEAVGPARPSRRQSKGKRPKPKTLHELLERIGLEEHTPTLLLNGYQTLEDFKELRETHLNELNIMDPQHRAKLLTAAELLLDYDTGSEEAEEGAESGQEPVTHTVAEPKVDIPRDSGCFEGSESGRDEAELAGAEEQLHGLSLAGAP, from the exons CTCTCGCTTCAGCGCTCCAGCAGCTTCAAAGATTTTGCCAAATCCAAACCCAGCTCCCCAGTGGTGAGCGAGAAGGAATTTAATCTGGATGATAAT ATTCCGGAAGGTGACTCAGGTGTTCCGAGCCCAGAGGATGCTGGAAAGAGCAGCAAAAAGCTGGGGAAGAAGTGGAGGGCCGTGATTTCCCGAACCATGAACAGGAAGATGGGCAAGATGATGGTGAAGGCCCTGTCGGAGGAGATG ggagaTACTCTGGAGGAGGGCTCAGCCTCCCCGACGTCTCCGGACTGCAGCCTGGACAGCCCCGGCCCTGAGAAGATGGCGCTGGCCTTTTCTGAGCAGGAGGAGCAGGACCTCCCAGCACTCAGCCGCCAGGCATCCACAG GCAGTGAgctctgcagccccagcccaggctctggcAGCTTCGGGGAGGAACCACCTGCCCCCCAGTACACAGGGCCCTTCTGTGGCCGGGCACGAGTCCACACCGACTTCACTCCCAGCCCCTATGACCACGACTCACTGAAACTGCAG AAAGGAGATGTGATCCAGATCATCGAAAAGCCACCTGTGGGCACGTGGCTGGGCCTGCTCAATGGCAGGCTGGGCTCTTTCAAGTTCATCTACGTGGATGTGCTGCCCGAGGAGGCTGTGGGACCTGCCCGCCCCAGCCGCCGACAGAGCAAGGGCAAGAGGCCCAAGCCCAAGACTCTGCATGAGCTGCTGGAGCGCATCGGCCTTGAG GAGCACACGCCCACCCTGCTGCTCAATGGCTACCAGACGCTGGAGGACTTCAAAGAGCTGCGGGAAACACACCTCAACGAGCTGAATATCATGGACCCACAGCATCGGGCCAAGCTGCTCACGGCTGCTGAGCTGCTGCTGGACTACGACA CCGGCAGCGAGGAGGCGGAAGAGGGCGCCGAGAGCGGCCAGGAGCCAGTGACGCACACGGTGGCGGAGCCCAAGGTGGACATCCCACGTGACTCGGGCTGCTTCGAGGGCTCAGAGAGCGGGCGCGACGAGGCAGAGCTGGCGGGTGCCGAGGAGCAGCTACACGGCCTCTCCCTGGCCGGGGCACCTTGA